A window of the Cystobacter fuscus genome harbors these coding sequences:
- a CDS encoding MATE family efflux transporter — protein sequence MDAPHRTEAPAQPTLGLFRLTWPIFLEMMLFMLMVTSDTLMLSGVSDEAVSAVGVVNQYIALCILIMNVISQGASIVVAQYLGARRSAEAARISALAITMNLMLGLVVSAALLSLSDFILTHMNLQGTVLAQARAYIHIAGGFIFLQALINVVSALIRTYGFTRQSMYVSLGMNVLHVVCNYALIFGHFGLPAWGVTGAAVSTGVSRAAALVVFVWMLYRVMDVRMAARDYVTFSREYSRKLLKVGVPAGIEQFTYQSCQTVFLYYVTFLGPTAIASRQYAMAISQYIFLFSLAIGTGTAILVGRMVGAHRPDEAYRRALESLKWAVTITVLVDLLVILLRQPVVGLFTANADILQLTSRVLLLSLLLESGRSFNLVLVNSLRAAGDAQFAVYIAFVSMVCMSLPLGYLLVFKLQLGLPGIWLAIAADEWTRGIIFWFRWRSRAWEKKSLVESQEEAVAVALGG from the coding sequence ATGGACGCACCGCATCGAACGGAAGCCCCGGCGCAGCCCACGCTGGGACTGTTCCGCCTGACCTGGCCCATCTTCCTGGAAATGATGCTGTTCATGCTGATGGTCACGTCGGACACGCTCATGCTCAGCGGCGTCTCGGACGAGGCCGTCTCCGCGGTGGGCGTGGTCAATCAGTACATCGCCCTGTGCATCCTCATCATGAACGTCATCAGCCAAGGCGCCTCCATCGTCGTGGCGCAGTACCTCGGGGCGCGCAGGAGCGCCGAGGCCGCCCGCATCTCCGCCCTGGCCATCACCATGAACCTGATGCTCGGGCTCGTGGTGAGCGCGGCGCTGCTGTCGCTCAGCGATTTCATCCTGACCCACATGAACCTGCAGGGCACGGTGCTGGCCCAGGCGCGGGCGTACATCCACATCGCGGGCGGATTCATCTTCCTGCAGGCCCTCATCAACGTCGTCTCCGCCCTCATCCGCACCTACGGCTTCACGCGGCAATCCATGTACGTGTCGCTGGGGATGAACGTGCTGCACGTGGTGTGCAACTACGCGCTCATCTTCGGCCACTTCGGACTGCCGGCGTGGGGGGTGACGGGGGCGGCGGTCTCCACCGGGGTGAGCCGCGCCGCCGCGCTCGTCGTCTTCGTGTGGATGCTCTACCGGGTGATGGACGTGCGGATGGCGGCGCGCGACTACGTGACGTTCTCGCGCGAGTACAGCCGCAAGCTGCTCAAGGTGGGCGTGCCCGCCGGCATCGAGCAGTTCACCTACCAGTCCTGCCAGACGGTGTTCCTGTACTACGTCACGTTCCTCGGACCCACGGCCATCGCCTCCCGGCAGTACGCCATGGCCATCTCCCAATACATCTTCCTGTTCAGCCTCGCGATTGGAACGGGAACGGCCATCCTGGTGGGGCGAATGGTGGGGGCCCACCGGCCGGACGAGGCCTACCGGCGCGCCCTGGAGAGCTTGAAGTGGGCCGTGACGATCACCGTCCTGGTGGATCTGCTCGTCATCCTGCTGCGCCAGCCGGTGGTGGGCTTGTTCACGGCCAACGCGGACATCCTCCAGCTCACCTCGCGGGTCCTCCTGCTGAGCCTGCTGCTGGAGTCCGGACGCTCCTTCAACCTCGTCCTGGTCAACTCCCTGCGCGCCGCGGGCGACGCGCAGTTCGCCGTCTACATCGCCTTCGTCTCCATGGTCTGCATGAGCCTGCCGCTGGGCTATCTGCTCGTCTTCAAGCTCCAGTTGGGACTGCCCGGCATCTGGCTGGCCATCGCGGCGGACGAGTGGACGCGCGGCATCATCTTCTGGTTCCGCTGGAGGAGCCGCGCCTGGGAGAAGAAATCGCTCGTGGAGTCCCAGGAAGAGGCCGTCGCGGTGGCCCTCGGCGGGTGA
- a CDS encoding glycoside hydrolase family 19 protein: MWRQGLRGFAKTFLSTAVVVSSLGMGLAAQDAAAACRGGWAEGTAYNVGDGVTYNGGKYSALVSHTACVGCGWNPVAAPSLWKTGGDCGTTTPPPTDPPPTGTGIAAILSESTFNSMFPGRNGFYTYSALVAAANTFPGFATTGDTDTRKREVAAFLANIAHETGGLVYIEEINKSVMCDTSWGPPGCGCAAGKMYYGRGPIQLSWNGNYCAAGNALGVDLKNDPDRVARDATIAWRTGLWFWMTQAGAGPRPAHDAIVNGFGFGGTIRSINGALECDGRNPAQVQSRVNSYLNFTSKLGVSPGGNTGC; the protein is encoded by the coding sequence ATGTGGCGACAGGGACTGCGTGGTTTTGCGAAGACTTTCTTGTCCACGGCGGTGGTGGTCTCGTCGTTGGGGATGGGACTTGCCGCGCAGGACGCGGCCGCGGCGTGTCGAGGCGGCTGGGCCGAGGGAACGGCCTACAACGTGGGTGACGGGGTGACGTACAACGGCGGCAAGTACTCGGCGCTCGTTTCGCATACCGCCTGCGTGGGTTGCGGCTGGAACCCTGTCGCGGCACCGTCGCTGTGGAAGACGGGCGGCGATTGCGGCACCACCACCCCGCCGCCCACGGATCCCCCTCCCACGGGCACGGGCATCGCCGCCATCCTGAGCGAGTCCACGTTCAACTCGATGTTCCCCGGCCGCAACGGCTTCTACACCTACTCGGCCCTGGTGGCCGCGGCGAACACCTTCCCCGGGTTCGCCACCACGGGTGACACCGACACGCGCAAGCGCGAGGTGGCCGCCTTCCTCGCCAACATCGCCCACGAGACCGGTGGCCTCGTCTACATCGAGGAGATCAACAAGAGCGTCATGTGTGACACGAGCTGGGGCCCTCCGGGCTGCGGCTGCGCGGCGGGCAAGATGTACTACGGTCGTGGCCCCATCCAGTTGTCGTGGAACGGCAACTACTGCGCCGCGGGCAACGCGCTCGGCGTGGACCTCAAGAACGATCCCGACCGGGTCGCGCGCGATGCCACCATCGCCTGGCGCACCGGCCTCTGGTTCTGGATGACCCAGGCGGGCGCGGGCCCCCGGCCGGCGCATGACGCCATCGTCAACGGCTTCGGCTTCGGTGGGACCATCCGCAGCATCAACGGCGCTCTCGAGTGCGATGGCCGCAACCCCGCCCAGGTGCAGAGCCGCGTGAACAGCTACCTGAACTTCACGAGCAAGCTCGGCGTGAGCCCCGGCGGCAACACCGGCTGCTGA
- a CDS encoding glutathione S-transferase family protein — MKLYAPPLSTAAYKVLAVVHELALPVTLVSLDMMKGEHKSPAFLAKNPNGKVPVLEEDDGFCIWESNAILCYLAALKPGSGLMPMDARGIAQVQQWLQWQATTLGPSTTEVLMETVYAKMLGREKDEAKYVAGLEKVRRDLGVLDGVLAQREFLCGTLTIADFSLVSNLMLRGPMGLELEAFPHVKAWVARMEARESVRKARPPL, encoded by the coding sequence ATGAAGCTGTACGCCCCACCGCTTTCCACCGCCGCCTACAAGGTGCTCGCCGTCGTGCACGAGCTCGCCCTGCCCGTCACCCTGGTCTCCCTGGACATGATGAAGGGCGAGCACAAGTCGCCCGCGTTCCTCGCCAAGAACCCCAACGGCAAGGTGCCCGTCCTGGAGGAGGACGACGGCTTCTGTATCTGGGAGTCCAACGCCATCCTCTGTTACCTGGCGGCCCTCAAGCCCGGCAGTGGACTGATGCCCATGGACGCCCGGGGCATCGCCCAGGTGCAGCAGTGGCTACAGTGGCAGGCCACCACCCTGGGGCCGTCCACCACGGAGGTGCTGATGGAGACCGTCTACGCGAAGATGTTGGGCCGGGAGAAGGACGAGGCGAAGTACGTGGCCGGCCTGGAGAAGGTCCGCCGGGATCTCGGCGTCCTGGACGGGGTGCTCGCCCAGCGCGAGTTCCTCTGCGGCACCCTCACGATCGCGGACTTCTCACTCGTCTCCAACCTGATGCTGCGCGGCCCCATGGGACTGGAGCTGGAGGCCTTCCCCCACGTGAAGGCCTGGGTGGCCCGCATGGAGGCGCGCGAGAGCGTGCGCAAGGCACGTCCCCCGCTGTAA
- a CDS encoding LysR family transcriptional regulator: MLDAVTLDQLRTFIAVVDEGSFSSAGRKLKRVQSAVSHAMANLETQLGVRVWDRSTKIPTLTEEGRVLLASARRICAEVDSLRRVAEALVSGLEPSVSLVVDAILPVRALVDLCKEFAVKFPTVQLRLYTDTLSGVSARVFDGSCQVGVVGPAASAQGLARQHLTSVRMIPVVAREHPLAKVQGRLTTQALAEYVHIVLSERDGMGRTEDQAILSSNTWRVADLSTKHALLLAGLGWGNMPEHLVKDDLARGRLVRLETAAWGEDTWLLSLSVVHRPELAKGPATRWLLQRMAELCSRELGHP; this comes from the coding sequence ATGCTCGATGCCGTCACGTTGGATCAACTCCGCACCTTCATCGCCGTCGTCGACGAGGGGAGCTTCTCGTCGGCGGGGCGGAAGCTCAAGCGCGTCCAGTCCGCGGTGAGCCATGCCATGGCCAACCTCGAGACCCAGTTGGGTGTGCGCGTCTGGGATCGGTCCACCAAGATTCCGACGCTCACCGAGGAGGGACGCGTACTGCTCGCCAGTGCCCGGCGCATCTGCGCCGAGGTCGATTCGCTCCGGCGTGTGGCCGAGGCGCTCGTGAGCGGTCTGGAGCCCAGCGTCTCCCTGGTGGTCGACGCCATCCTGCCCGTTCGTGCCCTCGTGGACCTGTGCAAGGAGTTCGCGGTGAAGTTCCCCACCGTTCAGCTTCGCCTGTACACGGATACCCTCTCCGGGGTGTCCGCCCGGGTATTCGATGGAAGCTGCCAGGTGGGCGTGGTGGGTCCAGCGGCATCGGCCCAGGGTCTGGCGCGGCAACACCTCACGTCCGTCCGGATGATTCCGGTCGTCGCCAGGGAACATCCTCTCGCCAAGGTGCAGGGCCGGCTCACCACCCAGGCCCTCGCCGAGTACGTCCATATCGTGTTGAGCGAGCGGGACGGGATGGGCCGGACGGAAGATCAGGCCATCTTGTCCTCCAACACCTGGCGTGTCGCGGACCTGAGCACCAAGCACGCGCTGCTCCTGGCGGGGCTGGGTTGGGGGAACATGCCAGAGCACCTGGTGAAGGACGACCTCGCCCGTGGGCGACTGGTGCGCCTCGAGACCGCCGCCTGGGGGGAGGACACCTGGCTCTTGTCCCTGTCCGTCGTGCACCGCCCGGAGTTGGCCAAGGGGCCCGCGACGCGCTGGCTGCTGCAGCGCATGGCGGAGCTGTGCTCGAGGGAGCTCGGACACCCGTAG
- a CDS encoding antibiotic biosynthesis monooxygenase — protein MNEVMVREGGAEPVKIVMERRVKPGARHAFDQWVKELMAAAARFPHHQGSSVFMAGEDDYFILLRFASQAELERWRALPETVELLSRGDTHATAPGQALVQSGLETWFTIPGRPSPQVPPPRWKMALVTWLALLPQALLLGLVIPTQLPYLVRVSLSTALPVAMLTWVLMPRLTKLLYRWLYAHSSRPVP, from the coding sequence ATGAACGAGGTGATGGTCCGCGAGGGCGGCGCGGAGCCCGTGAAGATCGTGATGGAGAGACGCGTCAAGCCCGGCGCGCGGCACGCCTTCGACCAGTGGGTCAAGGAGCTGATGGCGGCGGCGGCCCGCTTCCCCCACCATCAGGGCTCGAGTGTGTTCATGGCGGGAGAGGACGACTACTTCATCCTCTTGCGCTTCGCGAGCCAGGCGGAGCTCGAGCGGTGGCGCGCGTTGCCGGAGACGGTGGAGTTGCTGAGCCGGGGAGACACGCACGCCACCGCGCCGGGACAGGCCCTCGTCCAGAGCGGCCTGGAGACGTGGTTCACGATTCCGGGACGGCCCTCGCCCCAGGTACCGCCGCCCAGATGGAAGATGGCCCTGGTGACCTGGCTCGCGCTGCTGCCCCAGGCCTTGCTGCTGGGACTCGTCATCCCCACGCAGCTCCCCTACCTGGTGAGGGTATCGCTTTCGACGGCCCTGCCCGTGGCGATGCTGACCTGGGTGCTCATGCCGCGCCTGACGAAGCTGCTCTACAGGTGGCTCTACGCGCACTCCTCGCGGCCCGTCCCCTGA
- a CDS encoding amidohydrolase: protein MATADLILKNGRIATGNAHQTSADAVAIRDGRFGAVGSEKDIMAWRGPATQVIDLGGRTVIPGLIDSHIHTIRGGLNYNLELRWDGVPSLADALRKLRAQAQRTPPPQWVRVVGGWNEFQFAERRLPTLEEINAAAPETPVFILYLYGLALLNGAALRAVGYTRDTPNPPGGEIQRDKQGNPTGLLIARPNATILYSTLAKGPKLSYADQLNSSRHFMRELNRLGLTSVIDAGGGFQNYPEDYKVIEELHAQGQLTVRIAYNLFTQHPSRELEDFRKWTATVRPGQGDAFYRLNGAGEMLVFSAADFEDFLEPRPDLPASLEGELEAVVNHLVQSRWPFRLHATYDESITRFLDVFERVDREVPFQGLKWWFDHAETISPRNLERTRALGGGIAIQNRMSFQGEHFVARHGADAAAHSPPIRRMLELGIPVGAGTDATRVSSYNPWVSLYWLVTGKTVGGTALYPAPNRMSREEALRLYTNGSAWFSGEERDKGIIAEGMLADLAVLSADYFSVPEEQIKHLESVLTIVDGKVVHGAGAFGPLAPPLPPVSPDWSPVSLPGGAQGASASPLHPTGCVHQHPHAHPHSHVASPFGLWNSGCDCFVF, encoded by the coding sequence ATGGCCACCGCGGATCTCATCCTCAAGAATGGTCGCATCGCGACGGGGAACGCACACCAGACGAGCGCGGACGCGGTGGCCATCCGGGACGGCCGCTTCGGCGCCGTCGGAAGCGAAAAGGACATCATGGCCTGGCGGGGGCCGGCCACGCAGGTCATCGACCTGGGCGGCCGCACCGTCATCCCCGGCCTCATCGACTCGCACATCCACACCATCCGGGGCGGGCTGAATTACAACCTGGAGCTTCGCTGGGACGGAGTCCCCTCCCTGGCGGACGCGCTGCGCAAGCTGCGTGCACAGGCCCAGCGGACACCGCCGCCCCAGTGGGTGCGCGTGGTGGGTGGTTGGAACGAGTTCCAGTTCGCCGAGCGGCGGCTGCCCACGCTCGAGGAGATCAACGCCGCGGCGCCCGAGACGCCGGTCTTCATCCTGTATCTGTATGGTCTCGCACTGTTGAACGGGGCCGCGCTCCGGGCGGTGGGCTATACCCGGGACACCCCCAATCCCCCCGGCGGGGAGATCCAGCGGGACAAGCAGGGCAATCCCACGGGACTGCTCATCGCCCGGCCCAATGCCACCATCCTCTACTCGACGCTCGCCAAGGGGCCCAAGCTGTCCTACGCGGATCAGCTCAATTCCAGCCGCCACTTCATGCGCGAGCTCAACCGGCTCGGCCTGACGAGTGTCATCGACGCGGGGGGCGGCTTCCAGAACTACCCGGAGGACTACAAGGTCATCGAGGAGCTGCACGCGCAAGGGCAGCTCACCGTGCGGATCGCCTACAACCTCTTCACGCAGCACCCCTCGCGGGAACTCGAGGACTTCCGCAAGTGGACGGCCACGGTACGGCCGGGCCAGGGAGATGCCTTCTACCGGCTCAATGGCGCCGGCGAGATGCTGGTCTTCTCGGCCGCGGACTTCGAGGACTTCCTCGAGCCGAGGCCCGATCTGCCCGCCTCGCTCGAGGGGGAGCTCGAGGCGGTGGTGAACCACCTGGTCCAGAGCCGCTGGCCCTTCCGCCTGCACGCCACCTACGACGAGTCCATCACGCGCTTCCTGGACGTCTTCGAGCGGGTGGACCGGGAGGTGCCCTTCCAGGGCCTCAAGTGGTGGTTCGATCACGCGGAGACCATCTCGCCGCGCAACCTCGAGCGCACGCGGGCGCTCGGAGGGGGCATCGCCATCCAGAACCGGATGTCCTTCCAGGGCGAGCACTTCGTCGCGCGCCATGGCGCGGACGCCGCGGCCCATTCACCCCCCATCCGGCGGATGCTCGAGCTGGGCATTCCCGTCGGCGCGGGGACCGACGCCACCCGGGTCTCCAGCTACAATCCCTGGGTCTCGCTGTACTGGCTCGTCACCGGCAAGACCGTGGGAGGTACCGCGCTCTACCCCGCTCCCAACCGCATGAGCCGGGAGGAAGCCTTGCGCCTGTATACCAACGGAAGCGCCTGGTTCTCCGGCGAGGAGCGGGACAAGGGCATCATCGCCGAGGGCATGCTGGCCGATCTCGCGGTGCTCTCCGCCGACTACTTCTCGGTGCCCGAGGAGCAGATCAAGCACCTCGAGTCGGTGCTGACCATCGTTGACGGCAAGGTCGTCCACGGTGCTGGCGCTTTCGGCCCCCTCGCACCGCCCCTGCCTCCCGTGAGCCCGGACTGGTCACCCGTTTCCCTGCCAGGAGGCGCGCAGGGCGCGAGCGCCTCCCCGCTCCACCCCACGGGATGCGTGCATCAGCATCCTCACGCGCATCCTCATTCCCACGTGGCCAGCCCCTTCGGGTTATGGAACAGCGGCTGTGACTGCTTCGTCTTCTGA
- a CDS encoding M17 family peptidase N-terminal domain-containing protein, with amino-acid sequence MRLMMKQGWLALGVVLSLSTPFSGLAADAKTPEKKFDAPMGVSLSVKQIGPVTQVTDLQIICVLKHDPAGDQYIEAMQDFNDKQGGLLSSLRERGEFVGELGETFLYTPPPRSITPKRVLLIGMGEAKDVSLDKLRLVGRIALREAVRLGAKNVSFAPTLRDQGSTLIDVGEGDAAVVEQMLLAYDTEKRLQQQGLAPKFNLSSWVIEAGPKYFEGVTTHVGEAVKAASEQIKQRVDKPYVNAAPAPAR; translated from the coding sequence ATGCGTCTCATGATGAAGCAGGGGTGGCTCGCCCTCGGAGTGGTCCTCTCGCTCAGCACGCCATTTTCAGGGCTCGCCGCCGATGCGAAGACGCCCGAGAAGAAGTTCGATGCGCCGATGGGTGTCTCGTTGTCCGTCAAGCAGATCGGTCCGGTCACCCAGGTCACCGATCTGCAGATCATCTGTGTGTTGAAGCACGATCCCGCGGGTGATCAGTACATCGAGGCGATGCAGGACTTCAATGACAAGCAGGGCGGGCTGCTCTCGTCGCTGCGCGAGCGGGGCGAGTTCGTGGGGGAGCTGGGCGAGACCTTCCTCTACACGCCGCCGCCGCGTTCCATCACGCCGAAGCGGGTGCTGCTGATTGGCATGGGTGAGGCCAAGGACGTGTCGTTGGACAAGCTGCGCCTGGTGGGACGGATCGCGCTGCGCGAGGCCGTGCGCCTGGGGGCGAAGAACGTCTCGTTCGCGCCCACGCTGCGTGACCAGGGCAGCACCCTCATCGATGTGGGCGAGGGAGACGCGGCCGTGGTGGAGCAGATGCTGTTGGCCTATGACACGGAAAAGCGGTTGCAGCAGCAGGGCCTGGCGCCCAAGTTCAACCTCTCGTCCTGGGTCATCGAGGCGGGTCCAAAGTATTTCGAGGGCGTCACCACCCACGTGGGGGAAGCCGTCAAGGCCGCCAGCGAACAGATCAAGCAGCGCGTGGACAAGCCGTACGTGAACGCGGCCCCGGCCCCCGCGCGGTAG